DNA from Musa acuminata AAA Group cultivar baxijiao chromosome BXJ1-5, Cavendish_Baxijiao_AAA, whole genome shotgun sequence:
ataataaaaaatatcatcttccAGTTgagaaaatgattttgtatttcatTCTATTACGAAAAGCCACATTCCCAAGGACAAGAATAAGACCATTTAAGATGGAAAAGGAGGTTTATTTGAAGTTAAAATCACAAATTATTTCAAGATCAAAAAAATGTAAAAATCttggttttttttctttaaagGATACAATCAGTGAAATCAATACATCAAAATTTTGGAATAATAAAATTCCATTAATAGGTACATCAAATATTTAAAGAAACTTATTTTCTTGTTAATCCTGAATTAGAAGATTTCTTGGTATGCATCATTTCTTAATTTCTTGGTTATCTTTCAAATGAGTACTTTATTATGTTCGAATTAATTTAGAGGTACTTGTTAAACTAATTATATTTTGAGCAACACTTTCCCTACCGATTTATGGCTGACTCACTGACCTCCGCTCGTTGTTGGAGAAGCTGTAGGGACCACAAGCCGAGGGTCGTTTTGCTGCCCTTCTTCTCTCACGTCgtcgccttctctctctctctctctctctctcctctcctccttttcctcctcgtCCTTCCTCTCGCCTTCACCGACAACGCGGCGTCGCCGCTCAGACCAAACCATTCCCATCCGACATCAAGCATGGGCACAGTCTACCGGTAGAACAACTCGTTTCTCTTCCCTCCCTGTGAATCAATCGCGTGGCTGTTTAAGAGTGTGGGGCTGACGGTGTGCGACATCGTTGATAGGTGTGCGGGATGCGGGGCAGATCTGAATCTGAGCGCGGCGCACCTCTACCCGGCGGACGCCCACTTCGAGGCCGGCAACAAGGGCACCTTCTCCTTCTCCTGGGTGGACGACGCCCGGCTCCAGTTCGCCAAGGAGGACCGGATCAAGCCCTTCTTCGAGACCCCCAATTACTGGGGCATCCAGCGCAAACGCACCCGCCTCCTCTGCGACACGTGCGGCCACCTCCTCGGATACGTCTACGACGACGGGCCTCCCGCGATGCGCGGCCACGGCCAGTTTGGGTTCGGCCATGGCCACACCGTCCCTCGCGCCCCCAGGTACCGATTCAAGATCAAGGCCCTCAACATCTCCTACTGTTGAAATGATGATCGTCGAGAACCTATCGATgcatgattttggtgatttagaTCAGGAATTGGTTACTCGGGTGCTCGAGTGTGCGCTTCGGGTGTCCATCGGATACAGACGGGTAATGCTCACGGCAAAAGGCCGTCCGTCGTCTCCTGTTTGCCTTTTATTTCTAGGTTTGGTTTATCtttttgttatcattattataattcatgggaaaaaaaaagaagaaaaggcagACATTACGTTGCataaaatatcttcttcttcctccttcgaaTTCTGTTCTCTGTGGCTATCTCTTCTTATTTCTAGAGATGTTTCTCATGTATGTCGTTTCTTATAGTAAATTTCCATTATTcttagattatgtttataattaattatcttcagGCTATAGATAATGgtcttccttttcttttaatttttctcctgttgtctataaatttttaattttatcgaATTATCACATACTTAGTTAGTTCTACCTAAGTGCATTATGAGTGTCCGTCCACAAATATCAACCTGTCCCGGAACCTCTCATGGTCTCTTAGGatctacagaaaaaaaaaaaaaaaaacgaattaaaaaaaatatttcactcggatccacaagtaaacattttagaaaacacttcataacgaATGCAAATTATAAGCAACTTCAGACTTTAAACTTCAAAAACTTTAAACGGTCATACAATATCTATTATAAATTGAAAGAAAATAAGATTAACTTACTACCGATCCTTTATTGTAaaaacatgaacaaaccaaaaaatACAAACATACATAATTATTACATCGAATATCTCATTTATAATTTTGTCCGTGATGGAatggtaaataaaatcttaacACTTACAACTTCAATGTGTACCTGATTTGGTATATCCATATTTGTTTTATTAACTGAGGTTGATTTGGTATATCCATATTTGTTTTATTAACTGAGGTTTTTATGGATCTCTTGGTGGATGATTAGTTCCAAGTGCACAATAAACTGCATTACGAAGGGAGCTGCGTTGACTGAGTCCAGTAGACGGTCTGAGAAACCTAACCGAATAAAACCCTCAATTatgtgatattaaaactaattaaCAAATGTAATAATCAGTCTCATTTAAACATTAAATTATGTTGATTGCAATATTCGACATGTTATCAAATAATTAATTCAATCTGCTTAAGTATTTAACGAAATAAATCAGCATGCCATATCAATTCAATCTACTTAAAAATAacgataaaatatcataaaatccatCTAACATGATTTCATGTTTATtttcaaaatctgaaaataaataaaatctcaAACTAAACACAACATTTAATCTAAGCATATAaagaaacataaattaaattaaaatttttaattttttaggaaAGATAATAAAACAAGAATCCTTATTTTTCTTATCGTGTAAGGCTCAACGAAGAAGAAGAGTCGTTTTATATATAACTTCCCATCACTaagagataagaaaaaaaataatatgtatatatgtattgttATGatgttatttatatattttggGAGAAAACCAGTATCATCACGAATTTACGAGTATTATATTATTGCTGATACGAGGAAGTACTTATCGGAGTTGAGTTGTGTTACAACTCATGCCCAGAGGCGAATCCAACTCTGGTTTTCTTATTAGAATACATTTACAAAAGCTGGGATTAGTATTAGATGAAATAATTAGGACTATGAGGATTACCTTTGTAACGAAGACAACCTTAGTGGAGATCTATATTTCACAGCCTTGCtcttttctatttcattttttatttactcCCTACTTTCCAAACTGATAACCCAAAATACTCAAATTGGTAATGATAGAAGACAAATTACCAGTGAAATGATCAAAATATATGCAGAACTAAGTTATGCTTAGAAAATGGTTAAAACATGTAAGAGTTTTTTATAGTGGTGGACTTGGAGAATAAATtgtggcttctttttttttttgcttctttcttcttattttctaaagaatatatcattagatttttaTGGAGAGATTAtatgcaaaaataaataaaaaaattacaggTATGAAAGGACTCGTCATGGTTCTAAAATTTTCAGCTAAAGAACCAAAAGAGTGAAGGGATAGAAATAGTGGCCTTTACATAACGAGTGAAGTTATTGAGAATGGTCATCTTAAGTCACTCTAAAGTGTTAATTCAAAATATCTTATTTGTATATGATAtgtttattcaaaatgaaaacatATATAAAGTGTTTGATGCATTctaaaaaatcatatttatatAAGATATCCACCTAAGTTAAGATAAGAaagtaatttaattattttaaataataataataataatgattgaGATcccaaataataatattaattaatttataatcaTTACCAATAGTAAAGACCAACCAacgattactttttttttttcttcttctaaacTTAGTAAACGAATACTCGAAGAATTTTAACACTTAATACATAATAATTTGACGATCAAAGAGGCTTTGTCTAATAAATCTTTACTATAATCTTTTATAGAAAATAAGATATGAAATACTAATATCCACTACCatcgaaaaaaaaatatttcatcatcaaaatttcaaATACAATTTTAGACTCGTATTATGGAAATAGGAGGCTTTATCATAAACAAAAAATCGTGTCGATTAGATCTCGGATAATATTATTGGTTGGTATATAATCTCGATCGAATAGCACTGCAATATGCCATCAAGAAGAAGAACCGGTCGGGGTATGGGGTTGACCGGTCATGCAAAATAGCATGGGTCGGAATATAGTAGCCAAACCGTGTCCAAATTGAATCAAATG
Protein-coding regions in this window:
- the LOC135673526 gene encoding uncharacterized protein LOC135673526; its protein translation is MADSLTSARCWRSCRDHKPRVVLLPFFSHVVAFSLSLSLSPLLLFLLVLPLAFTDNAASPLRPNHSHPTSSMGTVYRCAGCGADLNLSAAHLYPADAHFEAGNKGTFSFSWVDDARLQFAKEDRIKPFFETPNYWGIQRKRTRLLCDTCGHLLGYVYDDGPPAMRGHGQFGFGHGHTVPRAPRYRFKIKALNISYC